In Stigmatopora argus isolate UIUO_Sarg chromosome 10, RoL_Sarg_1.0, whole genome shotgun sequence, the following proteins share a genomic window:
- the kctd14 gene encoding BTB/POZ domain-containing protein KCTD14 encodes MSQVDLKVGEENWESASPHPRVVDLNVGGQVFCTSVGTLTKYPESKLAEWFAGRPALPRDGQGRYFLDRNGRHFGAILEFLRSGCLPFGDVPQVHKEAAYYNVQAMVKRLEESPEMFGELVGRQQFLARVPQYKENIEVLIRMGRAEAVASRHSTVVICVLRTDEDLANYDAAASGLRANKESVVRFGPWNVEPGAADLLDCVQRDICSRGYVVHIQPCVEKSFLSRSYGFFHTLTFTWW; translated from the exons ATGAGCCAAGTCGACCTCAAAGTTGGGGAGGAAAATTGGGAAAGCGCGTCTCCA CACCCGCGCGTGGTCGACTTAAATGTGGGGGGTCAAGTATTCTGCACCAGCGTGGGGACGCTGACCAAGTACCCGGAGTCCAAGTTGGCCGAGTGGTTCGCCGGACGCCCCGCGCTTCCCAGGGACGGGCAAGGACGTTACTTCCTGGACCGCAACGGGCGGCACTTCGGGGCCATCCTGGAGTTCCTCAGGTCCGGATGCCTGCCGTTCGGCGACGTCCCGCAG GTTCACAAGGAAGCCGCCTACTACAATGTCCAGGCGATGGTCAAGCGTTTGGAGGAAAGTCCTGAGATGTTTGGCGAGCTGGTGGGCAGGCAGCAGTTTCTGGCCAGGGTTCCCCAATACAAGGAGAACATTGAG GTTCTCATCCGCATGGGTCGCGCCGAGGCGGTGGCTTCCCGCCACTCTACGGTGGTGATCTGCGTCCTGCGGACCGACGAGGACCTGGCCAACTATGACGCCGCGGCTAGCGGCCTGCGGGCCAACAAGGAGTCGGTGGTAAGGTTCGGACCGTGGAACGTCGAGCCCGGCGCCGCCGACTTGCTGGACTGCGTGCAGAGGGACATTTGCAGTCGGGGCTACGTGGTCCACATCCAACCTTGCGTGGAGAAGAGCTTCCTGTCTCGAAGCTACGGCTTTTTCCACACGCTAACTTTCACCTGGTGGTGA
- the rps3 gene encoding small ribosomal subunit protein uS3 isoform X1: protein MLYKSTSASLCRPFLSPACENMAVQISKKRKFVSDGIFKAELNEFLTRELAEDGYSGVEVRVTPSRTEIIILATRTQNVLGEKGRRIRELTAVVQKRFGFPEGSVELYAEKVATRGLCAIAQAESLRYKLLGGLAVRRACYGVLRFIMESGAKGCEVVVSGKLRGQRAKSMKFVDGLMIHSGDPVNYYVDTAVRHVLLRQGVLGIKVKIMLPWDPSGKIGPKKPLPDHVSIVEPKDEPLPTTPVSEQKGAKPDAPPQGTTPVPTV from the exons ATGTTGTATAAATCAACTTCCGCGTCGCTCTGTCGTCCTTTCCTGTCTCCGGCCTGCGAAAACATGGCGGTGCAGATCTCCAAGAAGAGGAAG TTCGTCTCCGACGGAATTTTCAAGGCCGAGCTCAACGAGTTTCTGACTCGTGAACTGGCCGAGGATGGCTACTCGGGCGTGGAGGTGCGCGTCACCCCGTCCAGGACCGAGATCATCATCCTCGCCACCAG GACGCAAAACGTTTTGGGCGAGAAAGGCCGCCGCATCCGCGAGCTGACAGCCGTGGTCCAGAAGAGGTTTGGCTTCCCAGAAGGCAGCGTGGAG CTGTACGCCGAGAAGGTGGCGACCCGCGGCCTGTGCGCCATCGCTCAAGCCGAATCTCTGCGCTACAAGCTGCTGGGGGGCTTGGCCGTGCGAAG GGCGTGCTACGGCGTGCTGCGCTTCATCATGGAGAGCGGCGCCAAGGGCTGCGAGGTGGTGGTGTCGGGCAAGCTGAGAGGCCAGAGGGCCAAGTCCATGAAGTTCGTGGACGGGCTGATGATCCACAGCGGCGACCCGGTCAACTACTACGTGGACACGGCCGTGCGTCACGTCCTGCTGCGCCAGGGCGTCCTGGGCATCAAGGTGAAGATCATGCTGCCCTGGGACCCCAGCGGCAAGATCGGCCCCAAGAAGCCCCTGCCCGACCACGTCAGCATCGTGGAGCCCAAGGACGAGCCGTTGCCCACCACGCCCGTCTCCGAGCAGAAGGGCGCCAAGCCCGATGCGCCCCCCCAGGGCACCACCCCCGTGCCCACCGTCTAG
- the rps3 gene encoding small ribosomal subunit protein uS3 isoform X2: MRVSDGVLRRTQNVLGEKGRRIRELTAVVQKRFGFPEGSVELYAEKVATRGLCAIAQAESLRYKLLGGLAVRRACYGVLRFIMESGAKGCEVVVSGKLRGQRAKSMKFVDGLMIHSGDPVNYYVDTAVRHVLLRQGVLGIKVKIMLPWDPSGKIGPKKPLPDHVSIVEPKDEPLPTTPVSEQKGAKPDAPPQGTTPVPTV; the protein is encoded by the exons ATGCGAGTGAGTGACGGCGTGCTCCGCAGGACGCAAAACGTTTTGGGCGAGAAAGGCCGCCGCATCCGCGAGCTGACAGCCGTGGTCCAGAAGAGGTTTGGCTTCCCAGAAGGCAGCGTGGAG CTGTACGCCGAGAAGGTGGCGACCCGCGGCCTGTGCGCCATCGCTCAAGCCGAATCTCTGCGCTACAAGCTGCTGGGGGGCTTGGCCGTGCGAAG GGCGTGCTACGGCGTGCTGCGCTTCATCATGGAGAGCGGCGCCAAGGGCTGCGAGGTGGTGGTGTCGGGCAAGCTGAGAGGCCAGAGGGCCAAGTCCATGAAGTTCGTGGACGGGCTGATGATCCACAGCGGCGACCCGGTCAACTACTACGTGGACACGGCCGTGCGTCACGTCCTGCTGCGCCAGGGCGTCCTGGGCATCAAGGTGAAGATCATGCTGCCCTGGGACCCCAGCGGCAAGATCGGCCCCAAGAAGCCCCTGCCCGACCACGTCAGCATCGTGGAGCCCAAGGACGAGCCGTTGCCCACCACGCCCGTCTCCGAGCAGAAGGGCGCCAAGCCCGATGCGCCCCCCCAGGGCACCACCCCCGTGCCCACCGTCTAG
- the LOC144083178 gene encoding mRNA decay activator protein ZFP36L1-like produces the protein MPSRFLTPFVEVDRDFCKNFVVPIGSGPRGEGSLLTRIPFRTDRSVSVIEGGVAEVVPLPPPTPRPPISARYKTELCRTFRETGAGACKYGAKCQFAHGPDELRDLSRHPKYKTEPCRTFHSAGFCPYGARCHFIHNAEEGGEDEVMLGVPAARTRARAVLRHSLSFAGFASRPAASSPSPSPSPFQSPSSPSPPPSSLWPGLLLHPTFDEDSDADGALGFSAAPVPPGRPAGLRRFSSADSLSASSCSLSSGAESPGCGGEADVDGDGDGDGEGRRLPIFSRLSVADD, from the exons ATGCCGTCCCGCTTCCTCACGCCCTTCGTGGAGGTGGACCGAGACTTCTGTAAG AACTTTGTGGTTCCGATTGGGAGCGGACCTCGCGGCGAGGGCTCGCTCCTCACCAGGATTCCCTTCCGGACGGACCGCTCAGTCAGCGTGATCGAGGGGGGCGTGGCCGAGGTTGTTCCACTGCCACCGCCAACGCCGCGTCCCCCGATCTCTGCGCGCTACAAGACGGAGTTGTGCCGCACTTTTCGGGAGACCGGGGCGGGGGCCTGCAAGTACGGCGCCAAGTGCCAGTTCGCGCACGGGCCGGACGAGCTGCGGGACCTGAGCCGCCACCCCAAGTACAAGACGGAGCCGTGCCGCACCTTCCACAGCGCGGGCTTTTGCCCCTACGGCGCACGCTGTCACTTTATCCACAATGCCGAAGAGGGTGGGGAGGACGAGGTGATGCTGGGGGTCCCGGCGGCGAGGACCCGGGCGCGAGCGGTCCTGCGCCACAGCCTCAGTTTCGCCGGATTTGCCTCCCGACCGGCAGCAtcgtcgccgtcgccgtcgccgtcgccgttCCAGTCCCCGTCCTCGCCCTCGCCCCCGCCCTCGTCCCTCTGGCCAGGGCTTCTCCTCCACCCCACCTTCGATGAAGACTCGGACGCCGACGGCGCTCTCGGGTTCTCGGCCGCCCCGGTCCCCCCCGGGCGCCCTGCCGGTTTGCGGCGTTTCTCCTCGGCCGACTCGCTGTCCGCCTCGTCCTGCTCTCTGAGTTCCGGCGCCGAGTCGCCGGGTTGCGGGGGCGAAGCCGACGTCGACGGTGACGGGGACGGCGACGGCGAAGGGCGCCGTCTGCCCATCTTCAGCCGCCTGTCGGTCGCCGACGACTAG
- the LOC144083605 gene encoding neuronal tyrosine-phosphorylated phosphoinositide-3-kinase adapter 2-like encodes MTCQAEASALRRFFQYVEDGGLQAYDQLVIQNAWDISRESDRLRRRANAREEKVQQNRQGRAIPRTETGETKTETETEEEREERTAAGCGAGGKYLRTGSASGVPGRALGVRSRSLSSVGDDEHKRPPPKPRRDPATKLSGSSEALPAQSQDPQQGTSGDEWKKTPPPKPRRDPNTQLSWSRGKAADEADRADWADGSDDDPESVYIEMAAKFPPEEQNESVYEEMQFPERRVPQPFPNLLTPRPPLLVFPPAPPQRSPNSDESPLTPVDVAQLSMAGKKAGEREERPPSGRSSAPPLRSAARSAQAYPRSRSACPSPVARSPTPCGAKRPPPYEASVAGRLAGAAGAAGAAVAAVAASPDKEGRNRPRDTPESKCLRQLGRSASTPGASASPRDRPALGQMCGDVTMMETMEKKRVLCREIQSRRRAEDEQNATPWGRGKRPPPYPAAPARVVWDSAI; translated from the exons ATGACGTGCCAAGCCGAGGCTTCCGCCCTGCGCCGCTTTTTCCAGTACGTGGAGGACGGCGGCCTCCAGGCGTACGACCAGCTGGTCATCCAGAACGCCTGGGACATTTCCAGGGAGAGCGACCGCCTTCGCCGCCGCGCCAACGCCCGAGAAGAAAAAGTTCAGCAGAACCGTCAAGGCCGGGCCATCCCCAG GACCGAGACGGGGGAGACAAAGACCGAGACGGAGACGGAGGAGGAACGGGAGGAGAGGACGGCGGCGGGCTGCGGCGCCGGCGGCAAATATTTGCGGACCGGCTCGGCCTCGGGGGTTCCCGGCCGGGCCCTGGGCGTCCGCTCTCGCTCCCTCAGCTCGGTGGGCGACGACGAGCACAAGCGGCCGCCGCCCAAACCCAGGCGGGATCCCGCCACCAAACTCAGCGGCAGCTCCGAGGCGCTTCCCGCTCAGAGTCAGGATCCCCAGCAAG ggaCGTCCGGCGACGAGTGGAAGAAGACGCCCCCGCCCAAGCCCAGGCGCGACCCCAACACGCAGCTGAGCTGGTCACGCGGGAAGGCGGCGGACGAGGCGGACCGGGCGGACTGGGCGGACGGGTCGGACGATGACCCCGAGTCGGTCTACATCGAAATGGCGGCCAAGTTCCCCCCGGAGGAGCAGAACGAGTCGGTGTACGAGGAGATGCAGTTCCCCGAGCGGCGCGTCCCGCAGCCCTTTCCCAACCTGCTGACGCCCCGGCCGCCGCTGCTGGTCTTCCCGCCGGCGCCGCCCCAGCGCTCGCCCAATTCCGACGAGTCCCCGTTGACGCCCGTGGACGTGGCTCAGCTGAGCATGGCGGGGAAAAAGGCGGGCGAGCGAGAGGAACGCCCGCCCTCGGGCCGCTCCTCGGCGCCGCCCCTCCGTTCGGCCGCTCGCTCGGCCCAGGCGTACCCGCGCAGCCGCTCGGCCTGCCCCTCGCCCGTGGCCCGCTCGCCCACGCCCTGCGGCGCCAAGAGGCCGCCCCCTTACGAGGCCTCGGTGGCCGGCCGGCTGGCGGGCGCGGCGGGCGCGGCGGGCGCGGCGGTCGCGGCGGTCGCCGCGTCCCCGGACAAAGAAGGCAGGAACCGGCCCCGCGACACTCCAG AAAGCAAATGTCTGCGGCAATTGGGGCGCTCGGCGTCGACGCCGGGGGCCTCGGCGAGCCCGCGAGACCGGCCCGCCTTGGGCCAG ATGTGTGGCGACGTCACCATGATGGAGACCATGGAGAAGAAACGGGTTCTGTGCCGCGAGATTCAAAGTCGGCGGCGGGCCGAAGACGAGCAAAACGCCACGCCCTGGGGGAGGGGCAAACGGCCGCCGCCCTATCCGGCGGCGCCCGCCCGAGTCGTCTGGGACTCGGCCATCTGA
- the LOC144083172 gene encoding beta-arrestin-1-like isoform X1 produces MADRETRVFKKASPNGKLTVYLGKRDFVDHVDAVEPVDGVILIQPDYLKERKVFVTLTCAFRYGREDLDVLGLTFRKDLFVANAQVFPPPDQDPPPRLTRLQERLMKKLGERAYPFTFQIPLNLPCSVTLQPGPEDTGKACGVDFEVKVFCGDSADEKIHKRNSVRLVIRKVQLAPEKGGPQPSAETTRHFLMSDKALHLEASLDKQVRRIRACVALAPLSPLLSPLFQLYYHGEAISVNVHVTNNTNKMVKKMKVSVRQYADICLFNTAQYKCPVASQESDDVVASSSTFCKVFTLTPFLSNNREKRGLALDGKLKHEDTNLASSTQLREGADKEMLGIVVSYKVKVKLLVSRGGLLGDLAPSDVSLELPFTLMHPKPWEEALPGPQAAGQDRDDTNLIHFDANDGDEDDIIFEDFARQRLIGAKDDEDEEAEAAGAAGATALHDR; encoded by the exons ATGGCGGACAGAGAAACCAG agtttttaaaaaagccagcCCCAACGGGAAG CTGACGGTCTACCTGGGCAAGCGGGACTTTGTGGACCACGTGGATGCCGTGGAGCCCGTCG ACGGCGTCATCCTGATCCAGCCGGACTACCTGAAGGAGAGAAAAG TCTTCGTGACGCTGACCTGCGCCTTCCGCTACGGCCGGGAGGATCTGGACGTGCTGGGCCTGACCTTCCGCAAAGATTTGTTCGTGGCCAACGCGCAGGTCTTCCCCCCGCCGGACCAAGATCCTCCCCCACGCCTGACTCGTCTGCAGGAGCGGCTAATGAAGAAACTGGGGGAGCGCGCCTACCCCTTCACCTTCCAG ATCCCGCTCAACCTGCCGTGTTCCGTCACGCTGCAGCCGGGCCCCGAGGACACGGGAAAG GCCTGCGGCGTGGACTTTGAGGTCAAGGTGTTTTGCGGCGACAGCGCCGACGAAAAGATCCACAAGAG GAACTCGGTGCGTCTGGTGATCCGGAAGGTTCAGCTGGCCCCGGAGAAAGGCGGTCCTCAGCCCAGCGCCGAGACCACGCGCCACTTCCTCATGTCCGACAAAGCTCTCCATCTGGAGGCCTCTCTGGACAAGCAGGTGAGAAGAATCAGAGCTTGTGTTGCTCTTGCTCCTCTTTCTCCTCTTCTTTCTCCTCTTTTTCAGCTTTACTACCACGGCGAAGCCATCAGCGTCAACGTCCACGTCACCAACAACACCAACAAGATGGTGAAGAAGATGAAGGTGTCCG TGCGACAGTACGCTGACATCTGCCTCTTCAACACGGCGCAGTACAAGTGTCCGGTGGCCAGCCAGGAGTCCGA CGACGTGGTGGCTTCCAGCTCCACCTTCTGCAAAGTCTTCACCCTGACGCCGTTCCTGTCCAACAATCGAGAGAAGCGAGGCCTGGCGCTGGACGGCAAGTTGAAGCACGAAGACACCAACTTGGCTTCCAGCACGCA gttgcGCGAAGGCGCCGACAAGGAGATGCTGGGCATCGTGGTGTCCTACAAAGTCAAAGTCAAGCTGCTGGTGTCTCGCGGCGG ACTCCTGGGAGACCTGGCCCCCAG CGACGTGTCCCTGGAGCTTCCCTTCACGCTCATGCACCCCAAGCCTTGGGAAGAGGCTCTTCCCGGCCCACAAG CCGCCGGCCAAGACCGCGACGACACCAATCTGATCCACTTTGACGCCAA CGACGGCGACGAGGACGACATCATCTTCGAAGACTTTGCCCGCCAGCGTCTGATCGGCGCCAAAGACGACGAGGACGAAGAGGCggaggcggcgggggcggcgggggCCACGGCGCTCCACGACAGATAG
- the LOC144083172 gene encoding beta-arrestin-1-like isoform X2, translated as MADRETRVFKKASPNGKLTVYLGKRDFVDHVDAVEPVDGVILIQPDYLKERKVFVTLTCAFRYGREDLDVLGLTFRKDLFVANAQVFPPPDQDPPPRLTRLQERLMKKLGERAYPFTFQIPLNLPCSVTLQPGPEDTGKACGVDFEVKVFCGDSADEKIHKRNSVRLVIRKVQLAPEKGGPQPSAETTRHFLMSDKALHLEASLDKQLYYHGEAISVNVHVTNNTNKMVKKMKVSVRQYADICLFNTAQYKCPVASQESDDVVASSSTFCKVFTLTPFLSNNREKRGLALDGKLKHEDTNLASSTQLREGADKEMLGIVVSYKVKVKLLVSRGGLLGDLAPSDVSLELPFTLMHPKPWEEALPGPQAAGQDRDDTNLIHFDANDGDEDDIIFEDFARQRLIGAKDDEDEEAEAAGAAGATALHDR; from the exons ATGGCGGACAGAGAAACCAG agtttttaaaaaagccagcCCCAACGGGAAG CTGACGGTCTACCTGGGCAAGCGGGACTTTGTGGACCACGTGGATGCCGTGGAGCCCGTCG ACGGCGTCATCCTGATCCAGCCGGACTACCTGAAGGAGAGAAAAG TCTTCGTGACGCTGACCTGCGCCTTCCGCTACGGCCGGGAGGATCTGGACGTGCTGGGCCTGACCTTCCGCAAAGATTTGTTCGTGGCCAACGCGCAGGTCTTCCCCCCGCCGGACCAAGATCCTCCCCCACGCCTGACTCGTCTGCAGGAGCGGCTAATGAAGAAACTGGGGGAGCGCGCCTACCCCTTCACCTTCCAG ATCCCGCTCAACCTGCCGTGTTCCGTCACGCTGCAGCCGGGCCCCGAGGACACGGGAAAG GCCTGCGGCGTGGACTTTGAGGTCAAGGTGTTTTGCGGCGACAGCGCCGACGAAAAGATCCACAAGAG GAACTCGGTGCGTCTGGTGATCCGGAAGGTTCAGCTGGCCCCGGAGAAAGGCGGTCCTCAGCCCAGCGCCGAGACCACGCGCCACTTCCTCATGTCCGACAAAGCTCTCCATCTGGAGGCCTCTCTGGACAAGCAG CTTTACTACCACGGCGAAGCCATCAGCGTCAACGTCCACGTCACCAACAACACCAACAAGATGGTGAAGAAGATGAAGGTGTCCG TGCGACAGTACGCTGACATCTGCCTCTTCAACACGGCGCAGTACAAGTGTCCGGTGGCCAGCCAGGAGTCCGA CGACGTGGTGGCTTCCAGCTCCACCTTCTGCAAAGTCTTCACCCTGACGCCGTTCCTGTCCAACAATCGAGAGAAGCGAGGCCTGGCGCTGGACGGCAAGTTGAAGCACGAAGACACCAACTTGGCTTCCAGCACGCA gttgcGCGAAGGCGCCGACAAGGAGATGCTGGGCATCGTGGTGTCCTACAAAGTCAAAGTCAAGCTGCTGGTGTCTCGCGGCGG ACTCCTGGGAGACCTGGCCCCCAG CGACGTGTCCCTGGAGCTTCCCTTCACGCTCATGCACCCCAAGCCTTGGGAAGAGGCTCTTCCCGGCCCACAAG CCGCCGGCCAAGACCGCGACGACACCAATCTGATCCACTTTGACGCCAA CGACGGCGACGAGGACGACATCATCTTCGAAGACTTTGCCCGCCAGCGTCTGATCGGCGCCAAAGACGACGAGGACGAAGAGGCggaggcggcgggggcggcgggggCCACGGCGCTCCACGACAGATAG
- the LOC144083168 gene encoding protein Atg16l2-like → MKESETKNVWKAHVICQLRRRDREQHHNFRELVHAYSRLLERSGVADAILAAAGRRSDSPPSLCGVRLKRNSAELAYQAVEKQQILESQEMALEAQRERLALEERRRAEARHARRQLRLGAERQASENGRLKGLYDALMERRRLAERLLRQEEVRGGGLLDDLVSLKRHAAARLNRRNDRRASFQDVHLLKDLQTAATSKVNVESSVSFPHRTCSTLKKRTCEKSPGRLSRSVSAPESSPKILASFREFFERRRGQSSRAWADDDEKEEEPARPFRIPTAARLPARALHVLEAHEQDGNTVAFCSSSALLASGGTDRVVKIWEVQAGTLRHRTTLDGSTGGLTCVQFDPAGHRILAGSYDKSALLWCLDRPVAKLTLTGHGRKVTAARFSRHQVLTASADGSLRMWDPQRAACVHLARVASCCSDAVCLENVAISGHFDHYIRFWDSRLSGCVHRVSAGGKVTSLDLSADGRHLLSCCRDDVLRLLDLRRWSEHSAAFRAEGFKCTSDSAKVAVSPDARYVAAGSTDGAVYVWNVSAGTLEARLGDKHSAPISAVCWSTSGEYVASVDKKGRAVLWSDI, encoded by the exons ATGAAGGAGTCCGAAACCAAGAATGTGTGGAAGGCTCACGTCATCTGTCAGCTGCGGCGCCGAGACCGAGAACAACACCACAACTTTCGAGAACTCGTCCACGCCT ACTCGCGGCTGCTGGAGCGAAGCGGCGTGGCCGACGCCATCCTGGCCGCCGCAGGACGGCGCTCCGACTCGCCGCCGTCCTTGTGCGGCGTGCGGCTCAAGAGGAACTCCGCAGAG TTGGCCTACCAGGCGGTGGAGAAGCAGCAGATCTTGGAAAGCCAGGAGATGGCTCTGGAGGCGCAGCGGGAGCGGCTGGCGCTCGAGGAGCGACGGCGGGCGGAGGCGCGTCACGCCCGCCGCCAACTGCGGCTGGGGGCCGAGCGGCAGGCCTCGGAGAACGGGCGCCTCAAGGGCCTCTACGACGCCCTGATGGAGCGGCGGCGGCTGGCCGAGCGCCTCCTGCGCCAGGAGGAGGTCCGGGGCGGCGGCCTGCTGGACGACCTGGTCTCGCTCAAGCGCCACGCGGCCGCGCGGCTCAACCGGCGGAACGACAGGCGCGCCAG CTTTCAAGACGTCCACCTGCTGAAGGACCTGCAGACCGCCGCGACGTCCAAGGTCAACGTCGAGAG CTCCGTCAGCTTCCCCCACCGGACCTGCTCAACTTTGAAGAAAAGAACATGCGAAAAAAGTCCGGGGCGCCTCTCCAG GTCCGTTTCGGCTCCGGAAAGTTCTCCCAAGATTTTGGCTTCCTTTCGAGAATTCTTTGA GAGGAGGCGGGGCCAGTCGTCGCGCGCTTGGGCCGACGACgacgagaaggaggaggagccgGCCCGTCCTTTCAGAATCCCGACGGCCGCCCGACTTCCCGCCCGGGCCCTTCACGTCCTG GAGGCTCACGAGCAGGACGGCAACACGGTGGCTTTCTGCTCCAGCTCCGCCCTGCTGGCCAGCGGCGGAACGGACCGGGTGGTGAAAATTTGGGAAGTCCAAGCAGGTACACTCAGGCACCGGACCACGCTGGACGGGAGCACGGGGGGCCTGACCTGCGTCCAGTTCGACCCGGCG GGTCACCGGATTCTGGCCGGCTCGTACGACAAGTCGGCGTTGCTGTGGTGTTTGGACCGGCCCGTGGCCAAG CTGACCCTGACGGGCCACGGCCGGAAGGTGACGGCGGCTCGCTTCAGTCGCCACCAGGTCCTGACGGCGAGCGCCGACGGGAGCCTCCGAATGTGGGACCCCCAGAGAGCCGCGT GTGTCCACCTGGCCCGAGTGGCGTCTTGCTGCAGCGACGCAGTGTGCCTGGAAAACGTGGCCATCAGCGGACATTTTGACCACTACATCCGCTTCTGGGACAGCAG GCTGTCCGGGTGCGTCCACCGCGTGTCCGCCGGCGGCAAAGTCACGTCTCTGGACCTGAGCGCCGACGGACGCCACCTTCTCAGCTGTTGCCGCGACGACGTCCTGCGGCTGCTGGACCTCCGCCGCTGGAGCGAGCACAGCGCCGCCTTCAG GGCCGAGGGCTTCAAGTGCACCAGCGACAGCGCCAAAGTGGCCGTCAG CCCCGACGCTCGCTACGTGGCGGCGGGATCGACGGACGGCGCCGTCTACGTTTGGAACGTCTCGGCCGGCACGCTGGAGGCGCGCCTGGGCGACAAGCACAG CGCCCCCATCAGCGCCGTCTGCTGGTCCACATCCGGAGAATACGTGGCCAGCGTGGACAAAAAGGGGCGGGCCGTCCTCTGGAGCGACATCTGA